In a genomic window of Sus scrofa isolate TJ Tabasco breed Duroc chromosome 4, Sscrofa11.1, whole genome shotgun sequence:
- the NHLH1 gene encoding helix-loop-helix protein 1: protein MMLNSDTMELDLPPTHSETESGFSDCGGGAGPDGAGPGGPGGGQARGLEPGEPGRKDLQHLSREERRRRRRATAKYRTAHATRERIRVEAFNLAFAELRKLLPTLPPDKKLSKIEILRLAICYISYLNHVLDV from the coding sequence ATGATGCTCAACTCAGACACCATGGAGCTGGACCTGCCTCCCACCCACTCTGAGACCGAGTCAGGCTTCAGCGactgtgggggcggggcgggcccgGACGGGGCGGGGCCCGGGGGACCCGGAGGGGGCCAGGCTCGGGGCCTTGAGCCGGGAGAGCCCGGCCGGAAAGACCTGCAGCACCTGAGCCGGGAGGAGCGGCGGCGCCGGCGGCGCGCCACAGCCAAGTACCGCACGGCCCACGCCACGCGGGAGCGAATCCGCGTGGAAGCCTTCAACCTGGCCTTCGCGGAGCTGCGCAAGCTGCTGCCCACGCTGCCCCCGGACAAGAAGCTTTCCAAGATTGAGATCCTGCGCCTGGCCATCTGCTACATCTCCTACCTGAACCACGTGCTGGACGTCTGA